A region of Drosophila suzukii chromosome 2L, CBGP_Dsuzu_IsoJpt1.0, whole genome shotgun sequence DNA encodes the following proteins:
- the LOC108021097 gene encoding uncharacterized protein KIAA2013 homolog yields MLFRSAKSKFDAGDVMRRMKRLAEGTMSSYRRLFLLLLCVCVVFYMIPPIFRYIFLSAPEQKDPHSMCMDDRLTPFFLPNSEFDANIRHVSPAKIPGDSDYTPYVGNGYLGLEIAHDAFLNIKNGRAMQLPIRFQPVVSVSGGPASGGEKEATVVEYLTGMVHRFQCFAGYFVSYTYYAHRTQPNIFMQEVQITNTRNLLEDIELIMPRVNLQKLSRRTVALSEPASVGVFTYTELEVLSGIVQPHPETPSKSIVISIVKPQLDSKLQLRKRGTVRIVYPIAVQYTKPVPDAQVKGLSEATEQQATQAMTKLLQKLGSKASNPGSQNSINTYRQEHIDVWTDLWATGFTISTSKAENSLNGDRINATMYAVLSQVRSFEFEETGASKKEEIAKALTYAEGCYDSYHTLQAENLWREMSNLQQLNSLVTSWMLTLEKQGCHNLIRAGASGVIQGMVLSFGSFRFSNQHLECNIHPKFLHRDFHFRRLNYGNKTHVNVTIIVKDDNKAVINVALDRSDRSYYACDGGCLDEPVLLTPNRRQFPVKLTEPLTAILYITEDKQHMEELHHVLHVKEVVEAPAHEQHLIALHRHGHQLGGLPTLFWVSVCAIIIVFHIFLCKLIIKEYCEPSDKLRYRYNKP; encoded by the exons GAACAGAAAG ATCCCCACAGCATGTGCATGGATGATCGGCTGACGCCTTTTTTCCTGCCAAACTCTGAGTTTGATGCCAATATTCGTCACGTGTCACCAGCGAAAATACCCGGCGACAGCGATTACACGCCCTACGTGGGCAACGGCTATCTGGGTTTGGAGATCGCCCACGACGCCTTCCTTAACATCAAAAATGGCAGGGCCATGCAGCTGCCCATTCGCTTCCAGCCGGTGGTTTCCGTGTCGGGAGGACCCGCATCTGGTGGCGAAAAGGAGGCCACTGTCGTCGAGTATTTGACGGGAATGGTCCATCGATTTCAGTGCTTCGCGGGCTATTTTGTTTCCTACACCTACTACGCCCATCGCACTCAGCCTAATATCTTCATGCAGGAGGTGCAGATCACGAACACCAGGAACCTCTTGGAGGACATCGAGCTGATCATGCCACGCGTCAATCTGCAGAAGCTCAGCAGGCGAACAGTGGCCCTCAG TGAACCCGCCTCCGTTGGAGTGTTTACATACACAGAGCTGGAAGTGCTCTCGGGCATAGTCCAGCCCCACCCAGAAACACCCAGTAAATCCATTGTTATAAGCATAGTAAAACCACAGTTGGATTCCAAATTGCAGCTAAGAAAGCGAGGCACAGTTCGAATTGTGTATCCCATAGCAGTGCAGTACACGAAACCTGTGCCGGATGCACAAGTTAAGGGCTTGAGCGAAGCCACCGAGCAGCAGGCCACTCAGGCGATGACAAAGCTACTCCAGAAGCTGGGCTCCAAAGCGTCGAATCCGGGATCCCAGAATAGCATTAACACCTACCGCCAGGAGCACATCGATGTGTGGACGGATCTGTGGGCCACTGGCTTTACGATAAGCACCTCCAAGGCGGAGAACAGTCTAAACGGTGACCGCATCAATGCCACAATGTATGCTGTTCTCTCCCAGGTGCGCAGCTTCGAGTTTGAGGAGACGGGTGCCTCTAAAAAAGAGGAGATTGCGAAGGCACTTACCTACGCCGAGGGTTGCTACGATTCGTATCACACTCTACAAGCGGAGAATCTTTGGCGAGAGATGTCCAATCTGCAACAGCTCAATTCCCTGGTTACATCGTGGATGTTAACATTGGAAAAGCAAGGCTGTCACAATCTTATACGAGCTGGAGCCTCGGGCGTAATCCAAGGCATGGTCCTGAGCTTTGGCAGCTTTCGTTTTAGCAATCAGCATCTGGAGTGCAATATCCATCCGAAGTTCCTGCACAGGGACTTTCACTTCAGGCGTCTCAATTACGGCAATAAAACCCATGTCAATGTCACCATTATTGTGAAGGATGACAACAAGGCGGTTATCAATGTGGCGCTGGACCGCTCTGACAGGAGTTACTATGCCTGCGATGGCGGTTGCCTGGATGAGCCCGTGCTGCTAAC GCCCAATCGACGACAATTCCCAGTTAAGCTGACTGAACCTCTAACAGCAATATTATACATAACCGAGGACAAGCAGCACATGGAGGAGTTGCACCATGTGCTTCACGTTAAGGAAGTGGTCGAAG CTCCTGCCCATGAGCAACATCTAATCGCCCTGCATCGGCATGGCCACCAACTGGGTGGATTGCCCACGCTTTTCTGGGTTTCCGTGTGTGCAATAATTATAGTATTCCACATATTCCTGTGCAAGCTCATTATCAAGGAGTACTGCGAACCGAGCGATAAGTTAAGATATCGTTATAACAAACCGTGA
- the Obp22a gene encoding uncharacterized protein Obp22a, whose protein sequence is MLQRNPICKMRLLLISAFLVSLSVLASSQPTIVKSANDCAKLNKVQLKEAMGIMMKYKIKARTHNVKCFIHCVFEKLPILDVAKKRFKAEDNQVCLSIKNDDKCQESFNKFECYVKLEKKLLKNKGQSPK, encoded by the exons ATGTTACAAAGAAACCCGATCTGCAAAATGAGGCTGTTGCTGATTTCTGCATTCCTAGTTAGCCTCTCAGTTCTGGCCAGTTCT caACCGACCATTGTAAAATCAGCAAATGACTGCGCAAAGCTTAACAAAGTTCAACTTAAAGAAGCCATGGGTATTATGATGAAGTACAAAATCAAAGCAAGAACACACAATGTTAAGTGCTTTATACATTGCGTCTTCGAGAAATTGCCTATACTGGATGTAGCAAAGAAAAGATTTAAGGCAGAGGACAATCAAGTCTGCCTTTCTATCAAGAATGACGATAAGTGCCAAGAATCCTTCAACAAATTCGAGTGCTATGTTAAACTCGAGAAAAAACTCCTTAAGAACAAAGGACAAAGCCCTAAGTGA
- the Got2 gene encoding aspartate aminotransferase, mitochondrial isoform X2, with the protein MSQICKRGLLISNRLAPAALRCKSTWFSEVQMGPPDAILGVTEAFKKDKNPKKINLGAGAYRDDNTQPFVLPSVREAEKRVLSRNLDKEYATIIGIPEFYNKAIELALGTGSKRLAAKHNVTAQSISGTGALRIGAAFLAKFWKGNREIYIPSPSWGNHVAIFEHAGLPVNRYRYYNKDTCALDFAGLIEDLKKIPEKSIVLLHACAHNPTGVDPTLEQWKEISAVVKSRNLYPFIDMAYQGFATGDIDRDAQAVRTFEADGHDFSLAQSFAKNMGLYGERAGAFTVLCSDEEEAARVMSQVKILIRGLYSNPPVHGARIAAEILNNEDLRAQWLKDVKLMADRIINVRTQLKDNLQKLGSSQNWDHIVNQIGMFCFTGLKPEQVQKLIKEHSVYLTNDGRVSMAGVTSKNVEYLAESIHKVTK; encoded by the exons ATGTCGCAGATCTGTAAGCGCGGTTTGTTGATCAGCAACCGATTGGCGCCCGCCGCCCTCCGCTGCAA atcaacATGGTTCTCTGAGGTGCAAATGGGTCCTCCTGATGCCATTTTGGGAGTGACAGAGGCCTTCAAGAAGGACAAGAACCCGAAGAAGATCAACTTGGGCGCTGGCGCCTATCGTGATGATAACACTCAGCCCTTTGTGCTACCGAGTGTGCGGGAG GCCGAGAAGAGAGTACTGAGCCGTAACTTGGACAAGGAGTACGCCACTATTATCGGCATTCCCGAGTTCTACAACAAAGCCATTGAACTGGCTTTGGGCACG GGATCCAAGCGTCTGGCGGCCAAGCACAATGTGACCGCCCAGTCCATCAGTGGAACTGGAGCTCTGCGCATTGGAGCCGCCTTCCTGGCCAAATTCTGGAAGGGCAACCGTGAAATCTACATCCCGTCGCCATCGTGGGGCAACCATGTGGCCATTTTCGAGCACGCCGGTCTGCCGGTGAATCGGTATCGCTACTACAACAAGGACACCTGCGCCCTGGACTTTGCCGGCCTGATCGAGGATCTGAAG AAAATCCCTGAGAAGAGCATCGTTCTCCTGCACGCCTGCGCCCACAACCCAACTGGAGTCGATCCCACTCTGGAGCAATGGAAAGAAATCTCGGCGGTGGTGAAGAGCCGCAATCTGTATCCCTTCATCGACATGGCCTACCAGGGATTCGCCACCGGTGACATCGATCGCGATGCCCAGGCTGTTCGCACCTTCGAGGCCGATGGCCACGACTTCTCCCTGGCCCAGAGTTTCGCCAAGAACATGGGATTGTATGGCGAGCGTGCTGGTGCCTTCACTGTGCTGTGCTCCGATGAGGAGGAGGCTGCCCGTGTGATGTCTCAGGTTAAGATCCTGATCCGTGGTCTGTACTCCAATCCCCCTGTTCATGGTGCTCGTATTGCCGCCGAGATCCTCAACAACGAGGACTTGCGCGCCCAGTGGCTGAAGGATGTCAAGCTGATGGCCGACCGCATCATCAATGTGCGCACCCAGCTGAAGGATAACCTGCAGAAACTGGGATCCAGCCAGAACTGGGACCACATTGTCAACCAAATCGGCATGTTCTGTTTCACCGGACTGAAGCCCGAGCAGGTCCAGAAGTTGATCAAGGAGCACAGTGTCTATCTGACCAACGATGGTCGTGTTTCGATGGCGGGAGTCACCAGCAAGAATGTCGAGTACCTGGCCGAGAGCATACACAAGGTCACCAAGTAG
- the Got2 gene encoding aspartate aminotransferase, mitochondrial isoform X1 has protein sequence MNRSILMTLKDIANVWANDPGKRTCRAKKVSTWFSEVQMGPPDAILGVTEAFKKDKNPKKINLGAGAYRDDNTQPFVLPSVREAEKRVLSRNLDKEYATIIGIPEFYNKAIELALGTGSKRLAAKHNVTAQSISGTGALRIGAAFLAKFWKGNREIYIPSPSWGNHVAIFEHAGLPVNRYRYYNKDTCALDFAGLIEDLKKIPEKSIVLLHACAHNPTGVDPTLEQWKEISAVVKSRNLYPFIDMAYQGFATGDIDRDAQAVRTFEADGHDFSLAQSFAKNMGLYGERAGAFTVLCSDEEEAARVMSQVKILIRGLYSNPPVHGARIAAEILNNEDLRAQWLKDVKLMADRIINVRTQLKDNLQKLGSSQNWDHIVNQIGMFCFTGLKPEQVQKLIKEHSVYLTNDGRVSMAGVTSKNVEYLAESIHKVTK, from the exons ATGAACAGAAGCATTCTGATGACGCTAAAGGATATTGCTAATGTGTGGGCCAACGACCCGGGAAAGCGGACATGCCGAGCGAAAAAAGT atcaacATGGTTCTCTGAGGTGCAAATGGGTCCTCCTGATGCCATTTTGGGAGTGACAGAGGCCTTCAAGAAGGACAAGAACCCGAAGAAGATCAACTTGGGCGCTGGCGCCTATCGTGATGATAACACTCAGCCCTTTGTGCTACCGAGTGTGCGGGAG GCCGAGAAGAGAGTACTGAGCCGTAACTTGGACAAGGAGTACGCCACTATTATCGGCATTCCCGAGTTCTACAACAAAGCCATTGAACTGGCTTTGGGCACG GGATCCAAGCGTCTGGCGGCCAAGCACAATGTGACCGCCCAGTCCATCAGTGGAACTGGAGCTCTGCGCATTGGAGCCGCCTTCCTGGCCAAATTCTGGAAGGGCAACCGTGAAATCTACATCCCGTCGCCATCGTGGGGCAACCATGTGGCCATTTTCGAGCACGCCGGTCTGCCGGTGAATCGGTATCGCTACTACAACAAGGACACCTGCGCCCTGGACTTTGCCGGCCTGATCGAGGATCTGAAG AAAATCCCTGAGAAGAGCATCGTTCTCCTGCACGCCTGCGCCCACAACCCAACTGGAGTCGATCCCACTCTGGAGCAATGGAAAGAAATCTCGGCGGTGGTGAAGAGCCGCAATCTGTATCCCTTCATCGACATGGCCTACCAGGGATTCGCCACCGGTGACATCGATCGCGATGCCCAGGCTGTTCGCACCTTCGAGGCCGATGGCCACGACTTCTCCCTGGCCCAGAGTTTCGCCAAGAACATGGGATTGTATGGCGAGCGTGCTGGTGCCTTCACTGTGCTGTGCTCCGATGAGGAGGAGGCTGCCCGTGTGATGTCTCAGGTTAAGATCCTGATCCGTGGTCTGTACTCCAATCCCCCTGTTCATGGTGCTCGTATTGCCGCCGAGATCCTCAACAACGAGGACTTGCGCGCCCAGTGGCTGAAGGATGTCAAGCTGATGGCCGACCGCATCATCAATGTGCGCACCCAGCTGAAGGATAACCTGCAGAAACTGGGATCCAGCCAGAACTGGGACCACATTGTCAACCAAATCGGCATGTTCTGTTTCACCGGACTGAAGCCCGAGCAGGTCCAGAAGTTGATCAAGGAGCACAGTGTCTATCTGACCAACGATGGTCGTGTTTCGATGGCGGGAGTCACCAGCAAGAATGTCGAGTACCTGGCCGAGAGCATACACAAGGTCACCAAGTAG
- the Npc2a gene encoding NPC intracellular cholesterol transporter 2 homolog a, whose translation MLRYAVIACAVLLAFAGALEFTDCGSKTGKFTRVAIEGCDTTKAECILKRNTTVSFSIDFALAEEATAVKTVVHGKVLGIEMPFPLANPDACVDSGLKCPLEKGESYRYTATLPVLKSYPKVSVLVKWELQDQDSADIICVEIPAKIQ comes from the coding sequence ATGCTGAGGTACGCGGTAATTGCCTGTGCTGTTTTGTTGGCCTTTGCTGGAGCCCTGGAGTTCACCGATTGCGGATCGAAGACGGGCAAGTTCACCAGGGTGGCCATCGAGGGATGTGACACCACCAAGGCGGAGTGCATCCTCAAGAGGAACACCACAGTCAGTTTCTCCATCGATTTCGCATTGGCCGAGGAGGCCACAGCGGTGAAAACGGTGGTCCATGGCAAGGTCCTGGGCATTGAGATGCCCTTCCCACTGGCGAATCCCGATGCCTGTGTGGACAGTGGTCTGAAGTGCCCCCTCGAGAAGGGAGAGTCGTATCGCTATACGGCCACTCTACCCGTTCTGAAATCCTATCCCAAAGTTTCGGTCCTCGTCAAGTGGGAACTGCAGGATCAGGATAGTGCGGACATCATCTGCGTTGAGATTCCCGCTAAAATTCAGTAG